From a single Bemisia tabaci chromosome 10, PGI_BMITA_v3 genomic region:
- the LOC109035126 gene encoding probable ATP-dependent DNA helicase RecS, with protein MDRDKALTLLQSAVGDPAATFKEDQWEAIDALVNHRKRLLVVQHTGWGKSSIYFLSTKIFRQQNFGPTIIISPLLALMNNQIETAKRFNVVAGSFNSTNWGERGALTEKVLNNEIDCLLISPERLSDDWFMSTIFSRICKKIALLVIDEAHCISVWGHDFRPDYGRIIDILQLLPADAAVVATTATATQPVIDDLKSQLGELHIIRGSLYRESLALQTMKIADPAFQLAWLAKNIPKLEGCGIMYVLRRREAEEMVKWLNYNNVKADLYHGQLSDYTHRQRLENRLLNNELKVLVATSALGMGFDKPDLGFVIHSQAPESVITYYQQVGRAGRGIDYAVGILMLGTKEEDIHEYFRRTALPSETDIRKIVQALEENNGLTLYDIKSQVNMRQDKIEKTLKYLSAEKPAPIKKDGNMWYRMPVPFNMNSSEFKGLSLTLRREKEWKRVLDYIDHPGCKMNFLQEELDDPGVPIACGKCNSCVQRLIVDEPVDADLEEAAKFFLTNPDITIPPFKYENSFELLEPICLLPAYTSPISFSSYPFREELAAAPGRALSLWGDAGWSEIVRKDKYINNHFSDLLCDATANMIGGRWKPDPFPAYVCCVPSKDHPNLVPSFAQRLASKLGLPFVNAIDQIADKEPQKDQHNSVHQRKNLDGVFKVTQLAHGPVLLVDDIVDSGLTLATVAALLREANSQKYEVYPVALIKLR; from the coding sequence ATGGATAGAGACAAAGCCCTAACTTTACTGCAATCAGCAGTTGGAGACCCTGCCGCAACATTCAAAGAAGATCAGTGGGAAGCAATCGATGCGTTGGTCAATCACCGTAAGAGACTACTAGTAGTCCAACACACAGGATGGGGTAAGAGCTCCATCTATTTCCTAAGCACCAAGATTTTTCGGCAACAAAATTTTGGGCCGACTATAATTATATCCCCACTTTTGGCTCTCATGAATAATCAGATTGAAACTGCCAAACGCTTTAATGTAGTAGCTGGCTCTTTCAATTCCACCAACTGGGGAGAGAGGGGAGCTCTTACTGAGAAGGTTCTCAACAATGAGATTGATTGTTTGTTAATTTCTCCAGAGCGACTGTCAGATGATTGGTTCATGTCCACTATTTTTTCACGAATCTGCAAGAAAATCGCTCTCCTAGTGATTGATGAAGCCCACTGCATTTCTGTTTGGGGCCATGACTTTCGCCCGGACTATGGCCGAATCATTGACATTCTTCAATTGCTGCCTGCTGATGCAGCAGTAGTCGCCACCACGGCTACTGCTACTCAGCCTGTCATTGACGATCTGAAATCTCAGCTAGGTGAACTTCATATTATTCGTGGATCATTATACCGCGAAAGCCTTGCTTTACAAACCATGAAAATTGCAGACCCTGCTTTCCAGCTTGCCTGGTTGgcgaaaaatattcctaaactTGAGGGTTGTGGCATAATGTATGTGCTACGAAGAAGGGAAGCTGAGGAAATGGTGAAGTGGCTTAATTATAATAATGTCAAAGCAGATCTTTATCACGGACAACTCAGCGACTATACTCATCGTCAGCGCCTTGAGAATCGACTCCTAAACAATGAGTTAAAAGTGTTGGTGGCCACTTCAGCGCTAGGAATGGGGTTTGACAAACCTGATCTGGGTTTTGTTATTCATAGCCAAGCCCCAGAGTCTGTCATCACTTATTATCAGCAAGTGGGACGGGCTGGGCGTGGCATTGATTATGCCGTAGGAATACTCATGCTGGGAACCAAAGAGGAGGACATACATGAGTATTTTCGAAGAACTGCTCTCCCATCAGAGACAGACATAAGAAAAATTGTACAAGCACTGGAAGAAAATAATGGCCTAACACTTTATGATATCAAGAGCCAAGTCAATATGCGCCAGGATAAGATtgagaaaactttgaaatatcTAAGTGCTGAAAAGCCTGCTCCTATTAAAAAAGACGGAAACATGTGGTATAGAATGCCTGTTCCTTTCAACATGAACTCTTCCGAATTCAAAGGCCTCAGCTTAACTCTTCGTCGAGAGAAGGAATGGAAACGTGTATTGGACTACATAGATCATCCAGGGTGCAAAATGAACTTCTTACAAGAAGAATTAGATGATCCAGGAGTTCCAATAGCTTGTGGAAAGTGTAACTCCTGTGTTCAGAGGCTCATCGTTGATGAGCCCGTTGATGCAGACTTAGAAGAAGCCGCCAAGTTTTTCCTAACTAATCCAGACATCACTATTCCTCCTTTCAAGTATGAAAATTCTTTCGAACTACTAGAACCTATTTGTCTATTACCTGCCTATACTTCTCCAATATCTTTTAGCTCCTATCCATTTAGGGAGGAATTAGCAGCTGCCCCAGGAAGAGCGCTATCCCTATGGGGAGATGCTGGCTGGAGTGAAATCGTCAGAAAAGACAAATATATAAACAATCATTTTTCTGACCTACTCTGCGATGCCACGGCGAATATGATAGGTGGACGGTGGAAACCTGATCCATTCCCAGCCTACGTATGCTGTGTGCCCTCCAAAGATCATCCTAACTTGGTACCGTCATTTGCTCAACGCTTGGCCTCAAAGCTAGGACTCCCCTTTGTCAATGCGATTGACCAAATTGCTGACAAGGAACCTCAAAAGGACCAGCATAATAGCGTCCATCAACGGAAGAATTTAGATGGCGTTTTCAAGGTAACGCAGCTTGCTCATGGTCCTGTATTGCTTGTAGATGATATTGTAGATTCCGGTTTGACACTTGCTACTGTAGCAGCATTGTTGCGGGAAGCAAATAGTCAGAAATATGAAGTGTATCCTGTGGCACTTATTAAACTTCGGTAG